A segment of the Bradyrhizobium sp. CCBAU 53340 genome:
GGATTTCAACAACAATTGTTCGTATTCCGAACATTTTGCCGCCGGGCAAAAGCGGGCTCACAACACCGCGCCCCGCGCCACCAGAGGAAACGTCACCGATGCAAGCCATCCTCACCGGCGACAGCACGCTCGTCATCGCGATGATCGTCGCCTATATCGCCTTCACCTCCTGGCTCACGTTCAAGCTGCGCAGCCGGACCAGCGACCAGTTCATGACCGCCTCGCGCGCGATGCCGGCCGTGGTCGTCGGCGTGCTGCTGATGAGCGAATTCATCGGCGCCAAATCGACCGTCGGCACCGCACAGGAGGCGTTTCAATCCGGCATGGCGGCCGGATGGGCCGTGCTCGGCGCCTCGATCGGCTTTCTGCTGTTCGGCTTCTTCATGGTGAAGAAGCTCTACAATTCCGGCGAATACACCATCTCGGCGGCGATCGCGCAGAAATACGGCAAGTCGACCATGCTCACCGTGTCGGTGATCATGATCTACGCGCTACTGCTGGTGAATGTCGGCAATTACGTCAGCGGCGCCGCCGCCATTGCCACCGCGCTGCATGTCAGCCTGCCCATTGCGATGTGCATCATCGCGGTGGTTTCGACCTTCTACTACGTGTTCGGCGGGCTGAAGGGCGTCGCCTGGGTGACGATCCTGCACAGTGCCATCAAGGTCGTCGGCGTCATCATCATCTTTGCGGTCGCGATGTCGCTGACCGGTGGCATCGCGCCGATGCAGGCCAAGCTGCCGGCCCATTATTTCAGCTGGGATGGCAAGATCGGCTTTGCCACTATCTTTGCCTGGACCTTCGGCACCGTCGGCGCGATCTTCTCGACGCAGTTCATCGTGCAGGCGATCGCCTCGACGCCGAGCGCAAATGAGGCTCGGAAGGCGACCTACTATGCCGCCGCGTTCTGCCTTCCGCTCGGCTTCCTGCTCGCGCTGATCGGCGTTGCCGCCAAGTATCTCTATCCCGACATGAACAGCCTCTACGCGCTACCGGTGTTTTTGGAGAAGATGCCGCCGCTGGCCTCCGCCTTCGTGACGACTTCGCTGGTCGCCTCGATCTTCGTCAGCGTCTGCACCGTTGCGCTCGCGATCGCTTCGCTTGTGGTGCGCGATTTCTACGTGCCTTATTGGAAGCCGACGCCGGAGCGCGAATTGAAGATGACGCGCGTGTTCTCGATCGTGATCGCGATCGTGCCCTTGGTTTTCGTGTTCTTCATTCCCGAGATCCTGAAACTGTCGTTCTTCACGCGCGCCTTGCGGCTGTCGATCACGATGGTGGCGATGCTGGGCTTCTATCTGCCGCTGTTCGCCAGCAACCGCGGCGCCACCGCAGGTCTGATCGGCGCCGCGGTTTCGACCACGGTCTGGTACCTGCTCGGCAATCCCTTCGGCATCGACAACATGTATATCGCCGCAGTGACGCCGCTGGTGGTGATGGCGCTCGAGCGCCTGGTGATGGGTGCCGCGCCCGCCGCCCCGGCCGCACAACCCAATGCCTTGATGGAAAGGACTTCGACATGACCACCGACATCGAGATCGCCGCCGACGGCATCGTTCGCCAGGCGGCCGGCGATCCCGATAGGTTCGACGCTTTCATTCCCTCGCCCTGCGTGCAGAACCACGCCGCAAATCTGATGCCGCTTGCCGATGGCGATCTTGCCTGCGTCTGGTTCGGCGGCACGCAGGAGGGTATGTCTGACATCTCTGTGTATTTCTCGCGGCTTCCGCGCGGGGAGACGCAATGGTCCACGGCCGAAAAGCTGTCCGACGATTCCGACCGTTCGGAGCAGAACCCGGTGCTGTTCCCTGCCCCTGACGGCACGCTGTGGCTGATGTGGACGGCGCAACTCGCGGGCAACCAGGACACCGCCATCATCCGCCGCCGCCTCTCGCGCGACAACGGCAAGAGCTGGGGCCCGATCGAGACGCTGTTTCCCGAACATCGCGGCCGCGGCACCTTCATCCGCCAGCCGATCGTCGTGCTCGACAATGGCGACTGGCTGCTGCCGGTGTTCTATTGCCACAGCACGCCGGGCAAGAAATGGAACGGCGACGAGGACAGCAGCGCGGTGAAGATCTCGTCGGATGCCGGCAGAACCTGGCGCGACGTGGATGTCCCCGGCAGCCGCGGCTGCGTGCATATGAGCATCGTGCGCCTCGACGACGGCTCGCTGCTGGCGATGTATCGCAGCCGCTGGGCCGACAACATCTATCAGAGCCGCTCCACCAATCACGGCCGGACCTGGTCGGCACCCGAAGCGACCGCGCTGCCCAACAACAACTCCTCGATCCAGCTGACGCGGCTTGGCAACGGCCATCTCGCGCTGGTCTTCAACGATTCCAGCGCCAAGGATGCGACCGGGCGCCGGCTCTCGCTCTATGACGAGATCGAGGACGACCTTCCGCCCGTGCTCGCCGGCGACGGCAGCAAGACAGACGGTCGCACCGCGTTCTGGGGCGCGCCGCGCGCGCCGATGACGCTGGCGATCTCGGCCGACGGTGGAAAGAGCTGGCGCAGGCGCAACGTGGAAATTGGCGACGGCTATTGCATGACCAACAATTCGCGCGACCAGACCAATCGCGAGCTCTCCTACCCCTCCGTCAAGCAGACCGCCGACGGCGCGATCCACATGGCCTTCACCTTCCATCGCCGCGCGATCAAATACGTCCGCGTGACCGAGCCGTGGGTGAAGCGGGGCTGAGGCGATGGATGAGCGGCCGCACGCGCTCGTCACGGGCGCCAGTTCCGGCATTGGCGCCGCGATCGTCGAGCGCCTGCTGCGCGACGGCTGGCGCGTCACCGGGATCAGCCGCCGGCCTGTGACGTTCGACCATCCGGCGTTCGCGCATTTGTCACTCGATCTCGCTGATGTCGACTCCATTGCCGCCGCGGTCGCTGATCTCGCGCCGACGGCCCTCGTTCATGCTGCAGGCCTGCTGAAGGTCGCCCCGCTCGGCTCGCTCGACCATGCCGACGGCGCCGCGATGTGGCGGCTGCATGTCGACGTCGCCGAGCGCCTCGCCGACGCGCTGGCGCCGCGCCTGCCGAAAGGCGGCAGCATCGTCTTCATCGGCAGCCGCACCGCATCGGGCGCGCCCGGCCGCGGGCAATATGCGGCAACCAAAGCGGCGCTGGTCGCACTGGCGCGATCCTGGGCCAGCGAGCTCGCGCCGCGCGGAATCACGGTGAATGTCGTCGCGCCCGCCGCGACCGAGACGCCGATGCTGAAGGACCCGACGCGCGCCACCATCGCGCCAAAGCTGCCGCCGATCGGCCGCTTCATTCAACCGGCGGAAGTCGCCGCCGCCGTAGCATTCCTGCTCTCGG
Coding sequences within it:
- a CDS encoding sodium:solute symporter family protein; the encoded protein is MQAILTGDSTLVIAMIVAYIAFTSWLTFKLRSRTSDQFMTASRAMPAVVVGVLLMSEFIGAKSTVGTAQEAFQSGMAAGWAVLGASIGFLLFGFFMVKKLYNSGEYTISAAIAQKYGKSTMLTVSVIMIYALLLVNVGNYVSGAAAIATALHVSLPIAMCIIAVVSTFYYVFGGLKGVAWVTILHSAIKVVGVIIIFAVAMSLTGGIAPMQAKLPAHYFSWDGKIGFATIFAWTFGTVGAIFSTQFIVQAIASTPSANEARKATYYAAAFCLPLGFLLALIGVAAKYLYPDMNSLYALPVFLEKMPPLASAFVTTSLVASIFVSVCTVALAIASLVVRDFYVPYWKPTPERELKMTRVFSIVIAIVPLVFVFFIPEILKLSFFTRALRLSITMVAMLGFYLPLFASNRGATAGLIGAAVSTTVWYLLGNPFGIDNMYIAAVTPLVVMALERLVMGAAPAAPAAQPNALMERTST
- a CDS encoding exo-alpha-sialidase; the encoded protein is MTTDIEIAADGIVRQAAGDPDRFDAFIPSPCVQNHAANLMPLADGDLACVWFGGTQEGMSDISVYFSRLPRGETQWSTAEKLSDDSDRSEQNPVLFPAPDGTLWLMWTAQLAGNQDTAIIRRRLSRDNGKSWGPIETLFPEHRGRGTFIRQPIVVLDNGDWLLPVFYCHSTPGKKWNGDEDSSAVKISSDAGRTWRDVDVPGSRGCVHMSIVRLDDGSLLAMYRSRWADNIYQSRSTNHGRTWSAPEATALPNNNSSIQLTRLGNGHLALVFNDSSAKDATGRRLSLYDEIEDDLPPVLAGDGSKTDGRTAFWGAPRAPMTLAISADGGKSWRRRNVEIGDGYCMTNNSRDQTNRELSYPSVKQTADGAIHMAFTFHRRAIKYVRVTEPWVKRG
- a CDS encoding SDR family NAD(P)-dependent oxidoreductase encodes the protein MDERPHALVTGASSGIGAAIVERLLRDGWRVTGISRRPVTFDHPAFAHLSLDLADVDSIAAAVADLAPTALVHAAGLLKVAPLGSLDHADGAAMWRLHVDVAERLADALAPRLPKGGSIVFIGSRTASGAPGRGQYAATKAALVALARSWASELAPRGITVNVVAPAATETPMLKDPTRATIAPKLPPIGRFIQPAEVAAAVAFLLSDEAAAITGQQLVICGGSSL